In one window of Vulpes vulpes isolate BD-2025 chromosome 1, VulVul3, whole genome shotgun sequence DNA:
- the LOC112908825 gene encoding uncharacterized protein — translation MMKPGKRMMVRVSAPLPQLSALLRLPSPMAVAAPRAPAQGGVTFEDIAVYFSWKEWRLLDEAQRRLYHHVMLENFTLISSLGCCCGAEAVEAPIEQSASGGVSQTRTPRVALTSQKTHPCEMCGPVLRDIFHLAEQQGKENSQKLLRCGACGKRFYFSIKFEQQQHMGETLCRNGVDGACDVKSCRIHDSGKSFTCREVRKDFLSGSRHLRQEATASGEKPNTITQCRATLQSRKSHYPWGECKNAFSPKHPHVKDQGVHPGRQCFVCSECGKTFRYKSLFGIHQRSHTGERYHEFGKYGKYSRQRSTLSEHGKTHSGSRQYTCSKCGKSLGPKTVLIHPQRWHHGVKSYVCSECAKSYSCSSVSITHRVQPGERFYKCRGCGKSFPSMSALCYHQRSHTGERPFECSDCGKCFTARSVLHSHQRVHTGERPYECNECGKSFLRRNSLNVHIKVHSSERPYKCNECGKSLKCKSAFIKHQRIHTGERPFECRECGKSFLRKNTLNVHIKVHSGERPYKCNECGKSFKFKSTFIKHQRIHTGERPYECSECGKSFISRTDLRYHQRIHTGERPYECSECGKSFVRQNILKVHRKVHSGERPYKCNECGKSLKCKSSLIKHQRIHTGERPYECSECGKSFITSSVLHSHQRVHTGERPYECSECGKTFTTSSVLRDHQRLHTGERPYECSKCGKTFTTSSALHYHHRVHTGERPYECSECGKSFVRRNSLSVHLKVHSGEKPYKCNECGKSLKCKSTFIQHQRIHTGERPYECSECGKSFSATSVLRSHQRVHTGERPYECNECQKSFTSSSALRSHQRVHTGERPYKCNDCGKFFLHRNSLNVHIKVHSGERPYKCNECGKSLNYKSTFIQHQRIHTGEKPYLCNECGKSFSHSCALRYHRQSHLGISPYDCSECGKSFTTSSVLRDHQRLHTGERPYECSECGKSFTARSVLRSHQRVHSRERPYECSECGKSFVRRNSLNVHIKVHSGEKPYKCNECGKSWKCKSTFIKHQRIHTGEKSFTCSECGKSFISYGALGHHHRVHSGDRP, via the exons ATGATGAAGCCTGGAAAAAGAATGATGGTCCGGGTGTCCGCTCCGCTCCCTCAGCTCTCGGCCCTACTCCGCCTCCCGAGTCCGATGGCGGTGGCCGCGCCCAGGGCCCCGGCGCAG GGTGGCGTGACCTTTGAGGACATTGCCGTGTACTTCTCCTGGAAGGAGTGGAGACTTCTGGATGAGGCTCAGAGACGGCTGTACCACcatgtgatgctggagaacttTACACTTATATCCTCACTGG GTTGCTGCTGTGGAGCAGAGGCTGTGGAGGCACCCATTGAACAGAGTGCTTCTGGAGGTGTGTCACAGACCAGGACGCCCAGGGTAGCTCTGACTTCCCAGAAGACCCACCCCTGTGAGATGTGTGGTCCAGTCTTGAGAGACATTTTCCATTTGGCTGAGcagcagggaaaagaaaacagccaGAAACTGTTGAGGTGCGGAGCATGTGGGAAACGATTTTATTTCAGTATAAAGTTTGAACAGCAGCAGCACATGGGAGAAACACTATGCAGAAACGGTGTGGATGGGGCCTGTGATGTGAAGAGCTGCAGAATCCATGATTCAGGAAAGTCCTTTACCTGTAGGGAAGTTCGGAAGGACTTCCTGTCTGGCTCGAGACATCTGCGGCAAGAGGCCACTGCGAGTGGGGAGAAGCCAAACACCATCACACAGTGCAGGGCAACTTTACAAAGCAGAAAAAGTCATTATCCTTGGGGAGAATGCAAGAACGCCTTTAGTCCCAAACATCCCCATGTTAAGGACCAGGGTGTCCACCCTGGAAGACAGTGCTTTGTGTGTAGTGAATGTGGGAAAACATTCAGGTACAAATCGTTATTTGGTATACACCAGAGATCTCATACTGGAGAAAGATATCATGAGTTTGGCAAATATGGAAAATACTCTAGGCAAAGATCAACCCTGAGTGAACATGGAAAGACTCATAGTGGATCCAGGCAATACACGTGTAGCAAATGTGGGAAATCCTTAGGTCCCAAAACTGTGCTCATTCATCCCCAGAGATGGCATCATGGAGTGAAGAGTTATGTGTGCAGTGAATGTGCAAAATCTTATAGCTGTAGCTCAGTGTCGATTACTCATAGAGTTCAACCTGGAGAAAGGTTTTATAAGTGTCGTGGCTGTGGAAAatcttttccctctatgtctgcCCTCTGTTATCATCAGAGATCTCACACAGGGGAAAGACCTTTTGAGTGCAGTGATTGTGGCAAGTGTTTTACTGCTCGTTCTGTCCTCCATTCTCACCAGAGggttcacactggagaaaggccttatgagtgcAATGAATGTGGCAAGTCCTTTTTGCGAAGAAATAGCCTCAATGTACACATAAAGGTTCACTCAAGTGAAAGGCCTTATaagtgtaatgaatgtgggaaatctttgAAGTGTAAGTCAGCATTCATTAAACACCAGAGAATTCACACAGGAGAAAGGCCTTTTGAGTGCAGAGAATGTGGCAAGTCCTTTCTCCGAAAAAATACTCTCAATGTACACATAAAGGTTCACTCAGGTGAAAGGCCTTATAAGtgcaatgaatgtgggaaatcaTTTAAGTTTAAGTCAACATTCATTAAACACCAGAGAATTCACAcaggagaaaggccttatgagtgcagtgaatgtgggaaatcttttaTATCTAGGACTGACCTCCGTTATCATCaaagaattcacactggagaaaggccttatgagtgcagtgaatgtggcAAGTCTTTTGTCCGACAAAATATCCTCAAAGTACACAGAAAGGTTCACTCAGGTGAAAGGCCTTATaagtgtaatgaatgtgggaaatctttgAAGTGTAAGTCATCGTTGATTAAACACCAGAGAATTCACAcaggagaaaggccttatgagtgcAGTGAATGCGGGAAGTCTTTTATTACTAGTTCTGTCCTTCATTCTCATCagagagttcacactggagaaaggccttatgagtgcagtgaatgtgggaaaactTTTACCACTAGTTCTGTCCTCCGTGATCACCAGAGACTTCATactggagaaaggccttatgagtgTAGTAAATGTGGGAAAACTTTTACCACAAGTTCTGCCCTCCATTATCATCAcagagttcacactggagaaaggccttatgagtgcagtgaatgtggcAAGTCTTTTGTCCGAAGAAATAGCCTGAGTGTACACCTAAAGGTTCACTCAGGTGaaaaaccttataaatgtaatgaatgtgggaaatcaTTGAAGTGTAAGTCAACATTCATTCAACACCAGAGAATTCACACAGGAGAACGGCCTTAtgaatgcagtgaatgtgggaaatcttttTCTGCTACTTCTGTCCTTCGTTCTCACCAGAGAGTTCACACgggagaaaggccttatgagtgcAATGAATGTCAAAAATCTTTTACCTCTAGTTCTGCCCTCCGTTCTCACCAAAGAGTACACACGGGAGAAAGACCTTATAAGTGCAATGACTGTGGCAAGTTCTTTCTCCACAGAAATAGCCTCAATGTACATATTAAGGTTCACTCAGGTGAAAGACcttataaatgtaatgaatgtggcaAATCTTTGAACTATAAGTCGACGTTCATCCAACACCAGAGAATTCACACAGGAGAAAAGCCTTATCTGTGCAATGAATGTGGGAAGTCTTTTAGTCATAGCTGTGCCCTCCGGTATCATCGTCAAAGTCACCTTGGAATAAGTCCTTATGACtgtagtgaatgtgggaaatcttttaCCACTAGTTCTGTCCTCCGTGACCACCAGAGActtcacactggagaaaggccctatgagtgcagtgaatgtgggaaatcttttaCCGCTCGCTCTGTCCTCCGTTCTCACCAGAGAGTTCACTCTCGGGAAAGGCCTTATGAATGCAGTGAATGTGGCAAGTCCTTTGTCAGAAGAAATAGCCTCAATGTACACATAAAGGTTCACTCAGGTGAAAAGCCTTATaagtgtaatgaatgtgggaagtcTTGGAAGTGCAAgtcaacattcataaaacaccAGAGAATTCACACAGGGGAAAAGTCTTTCActtgcagtgaatgtgggaaatcttttaTTAGTTACGGTGCTCTTGGCCATCATCACAGAGTTCACAGTGGTGACAGGCCTTAG